Proteins encoded within one genomic window of Pygocentrus nattereri isolate fPygNat1 chromosome 11, fPygNat1.pri, whole genome shotgun sequence:
- the spic gene encoding transcription factor Spi-C — protein sequence MGSLDTDISQDFQDAIDVMQRHSEIFYCDADTKYYESLRCQDSSVSYPASCYHSFYNPHGGGPGTTCDWGEASSWSHVVPEASPWGTAEPPTLYPILPERIGKTRKKLRLYEYLHEALHDASMGDSIQWTDRGNGTFHFISKNKEKLAECWGQRKGNRKAMTYQKMARALRNYSRTGEIIKVRRKLTYQFNPLILQRLGTVAATSSGPSVQDLLAHQQVPSDQGYYCSAGPDWHSWYGQYPYQGEYDLTSVLTSRSETA from the exons ATG GGATCTCTAGATACGGACATCAGCCAGGACTTTCAGGATGCCATTGATGTGATGCAACGACACTCTGAAATATTCTACTGTGACGCAG ACACTAAATACTATGAGTCTCTGCGGTGTCAGGACTCTTCTGTGTCATACCCTGCTTCTTGTTACCATTCCTTTTACAACCCCCATGGTGGGGGTCCAGGAACCACATGTGACTGGGGGGAAGCATCA tcttggtctCATGTCGTGCCAGAGGCATCTCCATGGGGAACAGCTGAGCCCCCAACACTTTACCCAATCCTACCAGAACGCATCGGAAAAA CCCGTAAGAAGCTCCGTCTGTACGAATACTTACATGAAGCCCTCCATGATGCCAGCATGGGTGACTCCATCCAGTGGACAGACCGTGGGAATGGCACTTTCCACTTCATCTCCAAGAACAAAGAGAAGCTGGCTGAATGCTGGGGACAGCGCAAGGGCAACCGCAAGGCCATGACTTACCAGAAAATGGCACGTGCCCTACGCAACTACAGCCGCACTGGGGAAATCATCAAGGTGCGGCGCAAACTCACCTACCAGTTTAACCCACTGATCCTACAGAGACTGGGCACCGTGGCAGCTACCAGCTCTGGGCCCTCAGTGCAAGACCTGCTCGCTCACCAACAAGTCCCATCTGACCAGGGTTATTACTGCTCAGCTGGACCTGACTGGCACAGCTGGTACGGGCAGTACCCTTACCAAGGGGAGTATGACCTCACTTCTGTACTGACATCACGGTCTGAAACGGCCTGA
- the dnajb9b gene encoding dnaJ homolog subfamily B member 9 produces the protein MATAQSVFTLAVCILMITELILAEKDYYEVLGVPKDASERQIKKAFHKLAMKYHPDKNKSPDAEAKFREIAEAYETLSDSKRRQEYDQMRNSPFGRGGAKAGGGHFHQPFSFNFEDIFRDFDVFGQSPHSQHKRHFESHFQSHEETHRRHSRHFQSSFGGGMFEDMFADMFSFDGHSGSAGSRFQGSARQQHCRTVTQRRGNMVTTYTECS, from the exons ATGGCCACAGCTCAGTCTGTGTTCACCCTAGCTGTGTGCATTCTGATGATCACAGAGCTCATCCTGGCTGAGAAGGACTACTATGAAGTCTTAGGTGTGCCCAAAGACGCCTCTGAACGCCAGATCAAGAAAGCCTTCCACAAGCTCGCCATGAAGTATCACCCGGACAAGAACAAGAGCCCAGACGCTGAAGCAAAGTTCAGGGAGATTGCTGAAG CATACGAAACGCTGTCCGACAGCAAGAGGAGGCAGGAGTATGATCAGATGAGGAATAGCCCTTTTGGCCGAGGGGGCGCCAAAGCAGGTGGCGGTCATTTCCATCAAccattcagctttaattttgAGGACATTTTCAGAGACTTTGATGTTTTTGGACAGTCGCCACACTCCCAGCACAAGAGGCACTTTGAAAGCCACTTTCAGTCCCACGAGGAGACACATAGAAGACACAGTAGACACTTCCAGAGTTCTTTCGGCGGGGGCATGTTTGAGGACATGTTTGCAGATATGTTCTCGTTTGACGGACACTCGGGCAGCGCTGGAAGCAGGTTTCAGGGCTCTGCAAGACAGCAGCACTGCAGGACAGTCACTCAGCGCAGGGGAAACATGGTGACCACATACACCGAGTGCTCCTGA